A single region of the Plantactinospora soyae genome encodes:
- a CDS encoding DUF2264 domain-containing protein, protein MSHRPPWTSSPALPQPDHRLSPYTGWGREHWESVVDRTLAAVRPYASPRHALIDLPGPQSSSGRRSDGLEGFARTFLAAGFRLAQGDDGGLAQWYAEGLAAGVDPDSPERWPRVTETNQAKVEAASIALALHESRHVLWDALDDRVRELLVGWLGEVLGQPYPACNWLWFQNVVQAFLRSVGGPWSAEEIDRNIAVMEDWYLGDGWYTDGYEGRHTPRNFDWYAGWAMNFYPLWYCRMSGGHADDALRTRYQDRLRLYLSTAQHLYAPDGAPLHQGRSLTYRYAALAPVWAGAVFDATPLPPGRTRRLASGVLRHFHTEGLQPIGWYGEFPAIRQPYTGPGSPYWSSKGFAGLVLPADHPVWTEPERPLEIEEHDVSVSLPVPGWLVSGTRADGVVRMVNHGTDHADDETLATDEPDYSRYAYASHAGPEYDGSLLDNQVTLLDRYGDPAHRRPLRPLGVRGRIGMSRHRTHWPVGPAPERSWPPRQPAFRTGPWLWTGSVLRGAVEIRLAIVEPPNDGAPDHGAPDHGAPDHGAVDDNAPDHGAPDHGARGRSGPWRLWVGGHALADAEPPTAQVRGATATVRRPDGLTALVVGLRGLPVARVLEGCGANAFGAYSAVPVVQSDGPVRFGELYAAAVLLTGAAVTELPLVTADSGGPVQVRWPDGELDEVPLADPVSP, encoded by the coding sequence ATGAGCCACCGTCCGCCGTGGACCTCCTCCCCCGCCCTGCCCCAGCCGGACCACCGGCTGTCGCCGTACACGGGGTGGGGCCGGGAGCACTGGGAGTCGGTGGTCGACCGGACCCTCGCCGCCGTGCGGCCGTACGCCTCGCCCCGGCACGCGCTGATCGACCTGCCGGGGCCGCAGAGCAGTTCCGGTCGGCGCAGCGACGGGCTGGAGGGGTTCGCCCGGACCTTTCTCGCCGCCGGCTTCCGGCTCGCCCAGGGCGACGACGGTGGACTCGCGCAGTGGTACGCCGAGGGCCTCGCCGCCGGAGTCGACCCGGACTCGCCGGAGCGCTGGCCCCGGGTCACCGAGACCAACCAGGCCAAGGTGGAGGCCGCGTCGATCGCGCTCGCCCTGCACGAGTCCCGGCACGTGCTCTGGGACGCCCTCGACGACCGAGTACGGGAACTGCTGGTGGGATGGCTCGGCGAGGTCCTCGGCCAGCCGTACCCGGCCTGCAACTGGTTGTGGTTCCAGAACGTGGTGCAGGCGTTCCTGCGCTCGGTCGGCGGCCCCTGGTCGGCCGAGGAGATCGACCGGAACATCGCGGTGATGGAGGACTGGTACCTCGGCGACGGCTGGTACACCGACGGGTACGAGGGCCGGCACACCCCCCGCAACTTCGACTGGTACGCCGGCTGGGCGATGAACTTCTACCCGCTCTGGTACTGCCGGATGTCCGGCGGACACGCGGACGACGCACTCCGGACGCGGTACCAGGACCGGCTGCGGCTGTACCTGTCCACCGCCCAGCACCTGTACGCCCCCGACGGGGCGCCGCTGCACCAGGGCCGGTCACTGACCTACCGGTACGCGGCCCTCGCCCCGGTCTGGGCCGGCGCGGTGTTCGACGCCACCCCGCTGCCACCCGGCCGGACCCGACGCCTGGCCAGCGGTGTGCTGCGGCACTTCCACACCGAGGGACTCCAGCCGATCGGCTGGTACGGCGAGTTTCCGGCGATTCGGCAGCCGTACACCGGGCCCGGTTCGCCGTACTGGTCGAGCAAGGGTTTCGCCGGACTGGTGCTGCCGGCCGACCATCCGGTCTGGACCGAGCCGGAGCGCCCGCTGGAGATCGAGGAGCACGACGTCTCGGTCAGCCTCCCCGTACCCGGCTGGCTGGTCTCCGGCACGAGGGCCGACGGGGTGGTCCGGATGGTCAACCACGGCACCGACCACGCCGACGACGAGACCCTCGCCACGGACGAGCCGGACTACTCCCGGTACGCCTACGCCAGCCACGCCGGCCCGGAGTACGACGGCTCGCTGCTGGACAACCAGGTGACCCTGCTCGACCGGTACGGCGATCCCGCGCACCGGCGCCCGCTGCGGCCGTTGGGCGTACGCGGCCGGATCGGGATGTCCCGGCATCGGACGCACTGGCCGGTCGGCCCGGCGCCGGAACGCAGCTGGCCACCCCGGCAGCCGGCGTTCCGGACCGGCCCCTGGCTGTGGACCGGCTCGGTGCTGCGGGGCGCGGTGGAGATCCGGCTGGCCATCGTCGAACCTCCGAACGACGGCGCTCCGGACCACGGCGCCCCGGACCACGGCGCTCCGGACCACGGCGCCGTGGACGACAACGCTCCGGACCACGGCGCTCCGGACCACGGCGCTCGGGGCCGCAGTGGGCCGTGGCGGTTGTGGGTCGGCGGTCACGCGCTCGCCGACGCCGAACCGCCGACCGCCCAGGTGCGCGGCGCCACCGCCACCGTCCGGCGCCCGGACGGGCTGACCGCCCTGGTGGTGGGGCTGCGCGGGCTACCCGTCGCCCGGGTGCTCGAAGGCTGCGGCGCGAACGCGTTCGGGGCGTACTCGGCCGTGCCGGTGGTCCAGAGCGACGGACCGGTACGGTTCGGCGAGCTCTACGCGGCGGCGGTGCTGCTCACCGGGGCGGCGGTGACCGAACTTCCCCTGGTCACGGCCGACTCCGGCGGCCCGGTCCAGGTGCGCTGGCCGGACGGGGAACTCGACGAGGTGCCCCTGGCCGACCCGGTCAGCCCTTGA
- a CDS encoding serine hydrolase domain-containing protein, with product MALCLVLAVLNTVVPAPALAQPDRADGPGLDRAALQRALDAIPEAGAPGTYAAVRAGRSGWGGAAGIADLSNARPTRPDLRHRVGSITKTFVSTALLQLVDEGRLRLDDPVGRWLPQHVPGELGQQVTVRMLLNHTSGLGNYTDAILSSLAAVEQMRTTIYTPAELVAIGLGLPPTGAPGEKYSYSNTNYILAGLIIKRVTGNDPTAEVVRRIIRPLKLTDTYFPGSDPRIRGRHAGAYFAPLGVRNFAEYNMTWAWTAGELVATMADLNTFYRALLDGRLLSAPTLEEMLTVVPFDPAQPEIGGYGLGIYEMRTPCGSLWGHDGVVVGQITFSLHSRDASRQASFGLNISHYGLFLPEAHPIDEAWARFLLAAHCPQDAGPATRAATTLPTPGIDSLAVRTR from the coding sequence ATGGCGCTCTGCCTGGTGCTGGCGGTGCTGAACACCGTCGTACCCGCGCCGGCCCTGGCGCAGCCGGACCGGGCCGACGGCCCGGGGCTGGACCGGGCGGCGTTACAGCGGGCCCTCGACGCGATCCCGGAGGCCGGTGCGCCGGGCACCTACGCCGCCGTCCGGGCCGGACGAAGCGGCTGGGGCGGGGCCGCCGGAATCGCCGACCTGTCGAATGCCCGGCCGACGCGGCCGGACCTGCGGCACCGGGTCGGCAGCATCACCAAGACCTTCGTCTCGACCGCCCTGCTGCAACTCGTGGACGAGGGCCGGCTGCGCCTCGACGACCCGGTGGGCCGGTGGCTGCCGCAGCACGTCCCCGGCGAACTCGGGCAACAGGTGACGGTACGGATGCTGCTCAACCACACCAGCGGACTCGGCAACTACACCGACGCGATCCTCAGCTCGCTGGCCGCGGTCGAGCAGATGCGGACGACGATCTACACCCCGGCCGAACTGGTCGCGATCGGCCTCGGACTGCCGCCGACCGGAGCACCGGGGGAGAAGTACTCCTACTCGAACACCAACTACATCCTCGCCGGGCTGATCATCAAGCGGGTCACCGGAAACGATCCGACCGCCGAGGTGGTCCGGCGGATCATCCGGCCGCTCAAGCTGACCGACACCTACTTCCCGGGCTCGGATCCCCGGATCCGTGGCCGGCACGCCGGGGCGTACTTCGCTCCGCTCGGGGTGCGCAACTTCGCCGAGTACAACATGACCTGGGCCTGGACCGCGGGCGAACTGGTCGCCACGATGGCCGACCTGAACACGTTCTATCGGGCGCTGCTCGACGGCCGGCTGCTCTCGGCGCCGACGCTGGAGGAGATGCTGACGGTCGTACCGTTCGATCCCGCGCAGCCGGAGATCGGCGGCTACGGTCTGGGGATCTACGAGATGCGCACGCCGTGCGGGTCGCTCTGGGGCCACGACGGCGTTGTGGTCGGCCAGATCACGTTCTCCCTGCACAGCCGGGACGCCAGCCGGCAGGCGTCGTTCGGGCTGAACATCAGCCACTACGGTCTGTTCCTGCCGGAGGCGCATCCGATCGACGAAGCGTGGGCGCGGTTCCTGCTGGCCGCACACTGTCCGCAGGACGCCGGGCCGGCGACCCGGGCGGCGACGACGCTGCCGACGCCCGGCATCGACAGCCTGGCCGTCCGGACCCGATAA
- a CDS encoding carbohydrate ABC transporter permease has protein sequence MTERPSRRGRRFPVGSYLAAVVFAVPFLLPFYLLLRNSLMTQAELGALEWHWWPEKISFTGFTDAFDNSTVPLGRALLNSALVAVISAPVSTLLASMTGYAVARIRVAAARPVFVLVVATMMVPGAATFVPTFVVVGSMGGVNTLWGLIVPGLFNALAVLLFRGFYLRFPQEIEDAGRIDGLGHLGVYLRLALPNSAGLLAALGVLSFIEHWNSFLWPLVIGQDPAFWTVQVAMSTNLTSQAINLPALFASAVISVIPLALVFLAAQRYIVRGIMATGIKG, from the coding sequence ATGACCGAGCGACCGAGTCGGCGTGGGCGGAGATTTCCGGTCGGCAGCTATCTGGCGGCGGTCGTCTTCGCGGTGCCGTTCCTGCTTCCGTTCTACCTGCTGCTGCGCAACTCGCTGATGACCCAGGCCGAACTCGGCGCGCTGGAGTGGCACTGGTGGCCGGAGAAGATCAGTTTCACCGGATTCACCGACGCGTTCGACAACAGCACGGTGCCGCTGGGCCGGGCGCTGCTCAACTCCGCGCTCGTCGCGGTCATCTCGGCCCCGGTCTCCACCCTGCTGGCCTCGATGACCGGGTACGCGGTCGCCCGGATCCGGGTCGCCGCGGCCAGGCCGGTGTTCGTGCTGGTGGTCGCCACCATGATGGTGCCGGGCGCGGCGACCTTCGTGCCGACCTTCGTGGTGGTCGGCTCGATGGGTGGGGTGAACACCCTGTGGGGGCTGATCGTGCCGGGACTCTTCAACGCCCTCGCGGTGCTGCTGTTCCGGGGTTTCTACCTGCGCTTCCCGCAGGAGATCGAGGACGCCGGCCGGATCGACGGGCTCGGCCACCTCGGCGTGTACCTGCGGCTGGCGCTGCCCAACTCGGCCGGCCTGCTCGCCGCGCTGGGGGTGCTCTCCTTCATCGAGCACTGGAACTCGTTCCTGTGGCCGCTGGTGATTGGACAGGATCCGGCGTTCTGGACCGTCCAGGTGGCGATGTCGACCAACCTCACGTCGCAGGCGATCAACCTGCCGGCGCTGTTCGCCAGTGCGGTCATCTCGGTGATTCCGTTGGCGCTGGTCTTCCTCGCCGCTCAGCGCTACATCGTGCGGGGGATCATGGCGACCGGGATCAAGGGCTGA